Proteins co-encoded in one Streptomyces sp. SLBN-31 genomic window:
- a CDS encoding leucyl aminopeptidase has translation MTALTLSTAAAPGLRADAIVVGVAKGAASRSGDLVVAPGAEAVDKAYDGRLAGVLETLGASGAEGEVTKLPAPSGFKAPLVVAVGLGAEPEKDAGYDGEALRKAAGAAARALAGTKKAAFALPVGDASDLGAIGEGVLLGAYSFDSYKENGKPAKDKNGKAPLAEATLLGGKPRDAAHKAALARAVAVSEELNRARDLINTPPNDLNPESFAAIAQAAAKEHGIKVQVLDVKALEKGGYGGILGVGVGSAAGPRLVKLSYTSSKAKKHLALVGKGITYDSGGISLKPAGHNETMKCDMSGAAAVFAAVVAAARLGLEVNVTGWLALAENMPSGSATRPGDVLRMFSGKTVEVLNTDAEGRLVLADALWAASQEKPDAIVDVATLTGAMVLALGSRTFGIMANDDAFRTAVHEAAEEVGEPAWPMPLPEHLRKGMDSPTADIANMGERMGGGLVAGLFLREFVGEGITWAHLDIAGPAFNEGGPFGYTPKGGTGTAVRTLVRLAELTASGDLG, from the coding sequence GTGACTGCTCTCACTCTCAGCACCGCCGCGGCGCCCGGCCTGCGGGCCGACGCGATCGTCGTCGGTGTCGCCAAGGGCGCCGCCTCCAGGTCCGGGGACCTCGTCGTCGCACCCGGCGCCGAGGCCGTGGACAAGGCCTACGACGGCAGGCTCGCCGGCGTCCTGGAAACCCTCGGTGCCTCCGGCGCCGAGGGCGAGGTGACGAAGCTGCCCGCACCGTCCGGCTTCAAGGCCCCGCTGGTCGTGGCGGTCGGCCTGGGCGCCGAGCCCGAGAAGGACGCCGGCTACGACGGGGAGGCCCTGCGCAAGGCCGCCGGCGCCGCCGCCCGTGCGCTGGCCGGCACCAAGAAGGCCGCCTTCGCGCTGCCGGTCGGCGACGCATCCGACCTCGGCGCGATCGGCGAGGGCGTACTGCTGGGCGCGTACTCCTTCGACTCCTACAAGGAGAACGGCAAGCCCGCCAAGGACAAGAACGGCAAGGCGCCGCTCGCCGAGGCCACACTGCTCGGCGGCAAGCCGCGGGACGCCGCGCACAAGGCGGCGCTCGCCCGTGCCGTCGCCGTCTCCGAGGAGCTCAACCGCGCCCGTGACCTGATCAACACCCCGCCCAACGACCTCAACCCCGAGTCGTTCGCCGCGATCGCGCAGGCGGCGGCCAAGGAGCACGGCATCAAGGTGCAGGTGCTCGACGTGAAGGCGCTGGAGAAGGGCGGCTACGGCGGCATCCTCGGCGTCGGCGTCGGCTCCGCCGCGGGGCCGCGGCTGGTGAAGCTGTCGTACACCTCCTCCAAGGCGAAGAAGCACCTGGCGCTCGTCGGCAAGGGCATCACCTACGACTCGGGCGGCATCTCGCTGAAGCCGGCCGGTCACAACGAGACCATGAAGTGCGACATGAGCGGTGCGGCTGCGGTCTTCGCGGCCGTGGTCGCGGCCGCGCGTCTGGGCCTCGAGGTGAACGTCACCGGCTGGCTGGCGCTGGCCGAGAACATGCCTTCGGGTTCCGCCACCCGCCCCGGTGACGTGCTGCGCATGTTCAGCGGCAAGACGGTGGAGGTCCTCAACACCGACGCCGAGGGCCGCCTGGTCCTCGCCGACGCGCTGTGGGCGGCCTCGCAGGAGAAGCCGGACGCCATCGTGGACGTCGCGACCCTCACCGGCGCGATGGTGCTGGCGCTGGGCAGCCGGACCTTCGGGATCATGGCGAACGACGACGCCTTCCGCACGGCGGTGCACGAGGCCGCCGAGGAGGTCGGCGAGCCGGCGTGGCCGATGCCGCTGCCCGAGCACCTGCGCAAGGGCATGGACTCCCCCACCGCCGACATCGCCAACATGGGCGAGCGGATGGGCGGCGGCCTGGTCGCCGGTCTGTTCCTGCGCGAGTTCGTGGGCGAGGGCATCACCTGGGCCCACCTGGACATCGCGGGCCCGGCCTTCAACGAGGGCGGCCCGTTCGGGTACACGCCGAAGGGCGGTACGGGTACGGCGGTTCGCACGCTGGTCCGGCTCGCGGAGCTGACGGCCTCCGGCGACCTGGGCTGA
- the lpdA gene encoding dihydrolipoyl dehydrogenase produces MANDASTVFDLVILGGGSGGYAAALRGAQLGLDVALIEKDKVGGTCLHRGCIPTKALLHAGEIADQARESEQFGVKATFEGIDVPAVHKYKDGVVAGLYKGLQGLIASRKVTYIEGEGRLSSPTSVDVNGRRVQGRHVLLATGSVPKSLPGLEIDGNRIISSDHALVLDRVPKSAIILGGGVIGVEFASAWKSFGADVTVIEGLKHLVPVEDENSSKLLERAFRKRGIKFNLGTFFQKAEYTQDGVKVTLADGKEFEAEYLLVAVGRGPVSQGLGYEEQGVAMDRGYVLVDEYMRTNVPTISAVGDLVPTLQLAHVGFAEGILVAERLAGLKTVPIDYDGVPRVTYCHPEVASVGITEAKAKEIYGADKVVALKYNLAGNGKSKILNTAGEIKLVQVKDGAVVGVHMVGDRMGEQVGEAQLIYNWEALPAEVAQLIHAHPTQNEAMGEAHLALAGKPLHSHD; encoded by the coding sequence GTGGCGAACGACGCCAGCACCGTTTTCGACCTAGTGATCCTCGGCGGTGGTAGTGGCGGTTACGCCGCGGCCCTGCGCGGGGCGCAGCTGGGCCTGGACGTCGCCCTGATCGAGAAGGACAAGGTCGGCGGTACCTGCCTGCACCGGGGTTGCATCCCCACCAAGGCCCTGCTGCACGCGGGCGAGATCGCCGACCAGGCCCGCGAGAGCGAGCAGTTCGGCGTCAAGGCCACCTTCGAGGGCATCGACGTCCCCGCCGTCCACAAGTACAAGGACGGTGTCGTCGCCGGCCTGTACAAGGGCCTGCAGGGACTCATCGCCTCCCGGAAGGTGACGTACATCGAGGGCGAGGGCCGCCTGTCCTCCCCCACCTCCGTCGACGTCAACGGCCGGCGCGTCCAGGGCCGCCACGTCCTGCTGGCGACCGGCTCCGTGCCGAAGTCGCTGCCGGGTCTGGAGATCGACGGCAACCGGATCATCTCCTCCGACCACGCCCTCGTCCTGGACCGCGTGCCGAAGTCCGCGATCATCCTGGGCGGCGGTGTCATCGGCGTCGAGTTCGCCTCCGCGTGGAAGTCCTTCGGGGCTGACGTCACCGTCATCGAGGGCCTCAAGCACCTCGTCCCGGTCGAGGACGAGAACTCTTCGAAGCTTCTTGAGCGCGCGTTCCGCAAGCGCGGCATCAAGTTCAACCTCGGCACCTTCTTCCAGAAGGCCGAGTACACCCAGGACGGCGTCAAGGTCACCCTCGCCGACGGCAAGGAGTTCGAGGCCGAGTACCTGCTCGTCGCCGTCGGCCGCGGCCCGGTCTCGCAGGGCCTCGGCTACGAGGAGCAGGGCGTCGCGATGGACCGCGGCTACGTCCTGGTCGACGAGTACATGCGCACCAACGTCCCGACGATCTCCGCCGTCGGTGACCTCGTCCCGACGCTCCAGCTCGCGCACGTGGGCTTCGCCGAGGGCATCCTGGTGGCGGAGCGTCTGGCCGGTCTGAAGACCGTCCCGATCGACTACGACGGTGTCCCTCGCGTCACCTACTGCCACCCGGAGGTCGCCTCCGTGGGCATCACCGAGGCCAAGGCCAAGGAGATCTACGGTGCGGACAAGGTCGTCGCTCTGAAGTACAACCTGGCGGGCAACGGCAAGAGCAAGATCCTGAACACCGCGGGCGAGATCAAGCTCGTCCAGGTCAAGGACGGTGCCGTGGTCGGCGTCCACATGGTCGGCGACCGCATGGGCGAGCAGGTCGGCGAGGCCCAGCTGATCTACAACTGGGAGGCGCTGCCGGCCGAGGTCGCGCAGCTCATCCACGCCCACCCGACGCAGAACGAGGCGATGGGCGAGGCCCACCTGGCCCTGGCCGGCAAGCCCCTGCACTCGCACGACTGA